CATGGAGTCAATAACAATTCGAGAAAATCCATACTGGAGGATAATCTTTTCCTAGAAACATAATGTTACATCGAATTCTCGGAACAAGCGGCAGCAAAGAGAAACACATTcttatcagttgggagaatttttcttcagaacttgggagttcaTGAGTTAATTAATATAAACTAAGGTAAATTAACTATTATCTTCAACttaaaatagcatcaaaacactTCACACGAAATACACTGACATTATACAAACCATGTTCAGTTGAAACTGTCCCAGCATGTTTTTAAAATCCTAGTTACATTATATTCAACCACGCATATTATCAGACATCCTCAAATCATGCTGAGGTAAAtttaaagcgatgaaaaaatttcaagaggtGATTTTCAACAATAAGAAGTTTTATCCTGAAGCCCTGAACGTTTTCAACTACGCACTAGGTTTACATTAATTCATGagccttttcaccaaaataattcccattGAGGATTACATGGCTGACGTTAACTACTTCTCTCATTTATGAGCGTAAATATTGTCGTATtagaaacaacaaattccaTGTCACATACAATAAAAGTCGCACCTATGGAAACTTTAATTATAGTGAACTCTGCGTCCCTCTTTCCTAGTTTAGATTACATGGACAATTTTTAGCCTCTCTGTCGTCGTTCTTTAAAACGAACGGAGAAGTGTTTGGTAAAACGGACAAAAATTGGCCAGactcgtttgattgaaaacagggTTGTAGCCAGCTTTTTGACTAAATGTAAGCCTCTTCcctcacaaatttcaatttttgtttcaacatttgcaagagTCATATTATCTTTTAGTAAAAGTCAAGCGGGCAGAAAACAATTATAGGCCGGGCCTACGGGACTagaggctggctacacccctaAAAGTAGGTGtaatgtctctaacatatggttagtaaatttaataacatcatctctgatgtttacttcaaattaagcttacaatggcaatcttggcactgacAGAACTAGACTGCATTAAAATGGATTGACTTGAAAAtggtaatcaatttttttgtaaagatgaaggtaaattgtaacaaagtaatttatgatgtAGAAAACGGTCTAAGATCAATTCACATATTCAATTCACATACATATTCAATtaaagttttggaaataaaaattcgcCAACTTTTGCAAATGAcgaattgtttctttgcttatcaaaagcttagagCATAAAGGTAATTAAAATCCGGTGGAAAAGCCCCTGGttgggtaaaagaaataaactttaaattattttccatacaactGATTGTAATACAGGAACAGAGCTGAGTGACATGTTGGTGGAAATGGAAACCTCGTTCATAACAGAGGCCTTGTTGCATTTCGTTCTCTTCgcaagcatttaaatttgttaaggtaacaaaaaaagacaattccactgatcaaaatataatgaaatagactggtttatttcttcaccatAGTAAAGTTGcacatctcaagttccatttaacaaaaaataaaaagtaaagaaaaatagccaaaaattgtttaaaatagaggaacatttaaaccttccaagttcctacttcattcttttgagatgaaaaaaaacattttctcatttatttgattttctattcaaattttctctttcctttgccatcaCGTCAAACGTGaggtcatctccaatcagcaaaaagggcgcccagtatTTGATTTCGTGGAACTCatctgattctctgaggcttttcatggccaggttcagtgacttgCTTGTAGGTTTACCTTCtgcaaggtgttgataaaagcatttcatgaactggagagtagcctcgtcatcaatcgcccacagggacaccacaacagaccgagcaccagcccccataaaagcgcgcgcaatgccaaccacaccttcagccttgatctcgccccgaccactgtggcagcaactgagcacaacaagtttggcgcgaagttgaacattcaacacatctcgaatcgttaaaatgtaatcctccttCTCCGTAGGCACAGTAGATATTCGGTCTaggtcaggtgtaagagcaatttcgccagtttccggacatccgtgtgccgcaaagtgaactaaggaaacggaactgagtcttttcaacacttCACGTTTCGTGGCCTGTCTGCCAAtgattggcgtgatattcagaatttttccgatcatttctacttcttctttagcacACGGAAGCTGCTCGAGGACTTTCTCTCCCTCGCTGTTAGTAACCTCGGAtacccacggatctcctacaagtaacgcattactgcttttgtgataatcatctgggcaatcggcaATGAGACTAAGAGTTGCTAACGATGGAGCGACTCGGATtgtgaacgattcacacaggtatttagaattaccatccttcaatgcagcgtaaggagcgaTCCACAAGGGTCCATCAGGAATAATGAGTAACTCATCCCCTTCAATCAAGTCAGCCACCGGCTTCATAACGATATCGTACAAAGTGCTCAAGCATCCGTCTTGTTGGATGTGAGGTTGAGGGttggcttctttggttttctcatccacttttgaACGGCCCGCCCTCAATGCATCTAAAGATCGATTCTCAcatctcacattagaacgaacaccaagttgtgtatagacaccgagcatgaacgactcaaaggacTGGCTAGATTcactattctctgaaacaaaacctttgagtttGCTTTGTCTTAACcgaacttgttttccttcggacacaacccaaagattgacgtTAGCTCtgtccactgcctgaaagacagtgtttgatggaacgttttttaaaactgtgaaaTCTTCATCTTCTCCTTTGTGGTGACTTGTTCCACCGCAAAAAATGGATTCCATGAGGTCGGtcagagcttgagctcgtcctttctcagcaacaaataaggcttcatctacattaccttgtcctacgagaactctccacaaacccgtatacgccatttgatgctgatttcgaaaattaactttccactcatctttagattttagaagtgctctcaaggaattgaataagtTTATGCTAGCTTGGTAATGTTCAACGGCTTTTGACAGTCCACCTTGCAACTCAAAAACGTGTCCTAGTGAAGAGTAGATAATTGCCTCCGAGGATTTGTCTcttacttctttagctattttaagacctaggttgtagtactctatggcttttttgaaatcacccagactaaaataagcattgccaagattgccatcAGCGTTACCCTCCCcttgcttgtctcctacttctttagctattttaagatgtaggttctggtactctatggcttttttgaaatcatccAGACTGttataagcattgccaagattgccataagcaccaccctccccatgcttgtctcctacttctttagctattttaagatgtaggttgtggtactctatggcttttttgaaatcacccagactaaaataagcattgccaagactgccataagcgttaccctccccatgcttgtctcctacttctttagctattttaagatctaggttgtagtactctatggcttttttgaaatcacccagactaatataagcattgccaagattgccatatgcaccaccctccccatgcttgtctcctacttctttagctattttaagatgtaggttgtggtactctatggcttttttgaaatcacccagacttaaATAAACACggccaagattgccataagcttTACCCttcccatgcttgtctcctacttctttagctattttaagatgtaggttctGGTACTCTatagcttttttgaaatcactcagTCTgcaataagcattgccaagattgccataagcaccaccctccccatgcttgtctcctacttctttagctattttaagatctaggttgtggtactctatggcttttttgaaatcgcCTAGATtctgataagcattgccaagactgccataagcaccaccctctccatgcttgtctcctacttctttagctattttaagatctaggttgtggtactctatggctcttttgaaatcacccagacttaaATAAACACggccaagattgccataagctttaccctccccatgcttgtctcctacttctttagctattttcagatgtaggttgtggtactctatggcttttttgaaatcacccagaccaAAAAAAGGaatgccaagattgccataagcgctaccctccccatgcttgtctcctacttctttagctattttaagatgtaggttgtggtactctatggcttttttgaaatcactcagactgtgataagcattgccaagattgccataaatAATACCCTCCctatgcttgtctcctacttctttagctattttaagagataggttgtggtactctatggcttttttgaaatcacccagactaatataagcattgccaagactgccataagcaccaccctccccacgcttgtctcctgcttctttagctattttaagatgtaggttgtagtactctatggcttttttgaaatcacccagacggcgataagcattgccaagaccGTTATAAGCATTACCCTCTCCATGCTTGTCTCTTACTTCTTTAgatattttaagatgtaggttgtggtactctatggctttttttaaatcacccagactctgataggcattgccaagattaccataagcgttaccctccccatgcttgtctcctgcttctttagctattttaagatgtaggttgtggtactctatggcttttttgaaatcacccagacggtcataagcattgccaaaaTTACaataagcgttaccctccccatgcttgtctcctacttctttagctattttaagatgtaggttgtggtactctatggcttttttgaaatcacccagacggtgataagcattgccaagactgtTATAAGCAACActctccccatgcttgtctcctacttctttagcttttttaagatataggttGAGGTACTCTATTGCTTCTTCTCCCCGATTATAGAGATCTATGACTTTCGtgacatcacctgaacttgcactacCGTGGTCATGACCaataggatctttttcctccatggacttatctcccactccactgacagactgaagtcttaatgacaacaagatcctattgtttttgtcaaacttttgtatgttaagggttaaaaacatggaaaaaacaaaaaagattatgttTCTGATCCTATCGAtatgtaatagtccattttaacatttgcgTGCTTGGTTCCCAAGCCTCTGAACAAGAGCGATGattaagggtgaccttgttatgataaaaactttgctgcttttaaaatgcaaactactttgttattatcgttTCTAGATACtagtctctatcacaacaaggtcaccttcagcctcactccaaatcaaaggcttagcAACTAATTACAGAAGTATAAAATGGCCCACTAGGAGGGCTTTGCATGAAAGGTAGATGATTTATCAACATTCAGTCTTAAAGTCAGTTATGAAGTAAATCtacacttcaaaaaatgttttttctgtgtgcaGCCTCAACATTTAACGCGAAATATCTAGATTTAATCCttagtttccaaaaactgagcagcacttgctcaatttttaaattaatatagcttttacatcagacaaatgttttacagcagtggaagaaatgagtcTACAATACAAAtacatgtctttaaaatttttatttgttcataGGAAGCAGGACGAAAGTTTCCGAGTCTCTAAGTAGTGGAAAAAGGTCGAAGGCAAGAAAATCTGCATAAGATATGTAAACATTACCGagctttttgttctggcttgATTTAGAGAGATGATCTACCCAAGTACTATGTATAAACTGGATGAATATTAGtcttctaaccctttaactcccgtgagtgaccaaaagagaatttctccttacaatagcaatacaatatcaatcagataagtgttgagagtaaaaaaatatatatcaatttgaaaatagttagttgatgcaatactaaattctgtgtactaacattacaagaattgtatggttgacagtaaggataattacaaatttggtctgggaaagtaaagggttatttaaactaatgtaacagttattggcatggatagtagaactaagtcaaattggctaaaaggagtaatttcattaATAAGTCATGAGGTAATAACGTCTCCTATAtttttaatcacacacacttaaagtatatgagctgacaagttcccatcataattaatacccttctttgtattttctcccttGAAACATCAAAtcatggaaactttttttttatacccacggttaaaaatgaacgattccttcaaaggatacagctagtcccttatcacaccaactgattgcttcttcaaatcgcttcaattcaacacaagcagcggctcctgtaggcaacaacacaaagaagcatACTATTACTGTAGcttaattttgagaaaagaacctgaaaccattgaaatcattacagaccagaagaaaaaaaaaagacaaaacaaaacgaaacaaagaaactaaacggaaaagaataaacaggccctattaggtttcagttagatttatttagctttacagacaactgaaacttctaagaacaaTTAAATTGGGATCAACAACTCCCACAAAAACACTAAGAGTAAGGTAAGTCCTGATCCTTCTTTCTAAAACAGCTAGATAGTgacttaagagcgtgtccacgagagcaccgggcggtcgtgctacatgccatctcaccgatttcaatgaaacctTGTCAGTTTAAAGGCTCTACcccaaaattaaataaaaaaacagactggtttctgttttggttttttccgtggggagatagaccacccccggtttttcttggttttcactaaTGAAATCGCTTCAAAGAGGTAAAAtatatgaagctctcactgcgatgctATTTAACTgattactttgaggatttgcacacatatttttacatccttagttaatggcCGCCGCGAgcatcagtcagtttgattgacggcttgtcaatcaacggaggcaaatatacgactgtgtttttagacttttcgattcatctaaatattttacaactttgaggtcTAATATCttccgttgccagaaagctacaagactaatcttaattaccctttataacccatcatttcatctctgaaaatttATCCAAAGAATCTTTGGGCACcaccgtatttttgtcttggataccttttaaaatctgcgattGTGACATTTGCTAAAAAAAGGAcatagggctcttgtacagaatAAAACATTAGCCTATACTctgatcgtctattatcattatcgcacagtttacaataaggaaactgtaacaggagaggagattttaaagtcacatgtcgcctgcttgttgacgtacaagttcccgagtgtaacaacttcggcttttccataccgcgcatgacgggaaactctgccccctttatttgataggaaatatcaatagccccataaattcattaactacgccatgtttccagaaaataagactggaaaatgttttttccactttccaccatcaagaaattccacgtatagaaatagtatttgtagggtTACTGCGTGActtttcatgagaagtaaaaattgttcatctttttttttcaagaagatacttctagaaagttcttaatccttctgttatcttatttttctgttttttgaccgcaaatatcatttgcatttgctattattttcgctgattgtcatggcctttcctgcgtgcacgtgcgagctaGTTCATATACaggactctttcgagtttctctgGGTGGTGTCGGGCTTAGGTGTGTGGGTCTGGCTcgaaagatatctgcacgctgcaacacgggttcctatgttttctcctttttcttcatctggattttcattctcttgcttgcattatcacacatttatgtttttttattccctcagtgcgttccctcagatttggaagtaggccgTGAAAAGTCAATgttgaccagaactgaaatccttttctatcactacttgtttcagagaacccccgtcatttgtgactttatttctcaagaaaatgtgtttttatttgctatttatttccattagaacatgaaactaggtcctcataagttttttttgtctcgtgactcccaaaaactaGGTTTGCGACAGCATCAATtaagaaatcaaaggcaattacgcctgagaaattcgcttgtagccttctaccCGCGGAAGGCAACTCCATataatgaaacgttctaagacctctataaactagagacattgcgTGACGTTGAGGGGTGAAATATTTAccctaaatctgtgaccctcaaacgtatcacgtactcgtacatgtaacgtccggaaaatttcacgcatgtataacaccgtaggcgcacctggcgaattctatCCATTGGCTTCAATagcaaagagacaacttatttactatttgtatatgagcaagcttatttaccctaattgaaaaaatccttgatgaagtctactattgtcagacgaaacgcgtgggagataaatacaagtttttactttctcagttcgtgcagtgatgcttactagtttgttccgtcaaaaacgcttttaatgtgaagtcacgtcgacctcgacagaaaaattaagttcaccctgtcataatcgatagtttgataccgtaagtaccaatttaggTACATTATTGGGCTTTGATcccaatgataaaaaaaatgtgcgttttcTCACGCTTGCCacgtttattctttggaaaattattttactggagggcgGTGTCCCTTAccttggcgcgtcttgactctggccgacgaaaattatcgaggtgaactccatgaaattctagtcaaatgttttaaaaactttgtctacccttgatttgcacgcagaaaaaaaggcaaattccgaacggtatttcaaaatattttattcattagtcaatttatgaactgttttatagcagcccgaggaaaaagcaaaattgaaacaaccggcgtatcggtcaaatgaattccaattttttcaacaaggagttggtaagttcatttttcctagtaaatttaagtgggggtcatttttttgtgacagccgatcaaaactagacatctctgaaacgtctctgaaactctttttaaaaagagtttacacttccagtaatattttcctccttctcgcaacagcgcaacagacattttaatcctatgtagtgtaggtgtatcagttctagtacgtcttcatagtgatgccatataagaaatcgagtgtctaaaaagccctcGATTCAATCTAACACTCGAATTGATAAAGTCAAGATGGTGCAGTTGTCTTGTTCctttgcaactaactgtagaaccaaatgttatttttctcgcgctggacagggacggcaacagctcatacctctaaattcgtgggtatacagcttaaaaaaaacatttgagagacgtcggtgtatcccaaacatgcgtttcgtccgagatggagcttattctagcgcgtattggcttatttggagattacgaaggccgaGATTTCACGATgtacctcaaatatcgtgcaccacttggtgtgagattcagaccttcgggttcgtaaatgccagtatcctcctcataaaaatcggagacatAAAGTGAGAGAGAGATGAATCTACtgatggcagaagaaatcaaagctggtagCGAGTCTTCCTGGTAgcggcaaggtgactgtaaacctaaatagaacgcgtactgtagctgctatcttagagtcggcaatgaataaggaagaagggcaagaagagcgcttatctgaacatcagttttcctaactggtgatttgtgactgagatgaactttatatcatatgattgctagggatacgcaggtactgtagaggcgctcacatagatagaggtgggcgatcctctctctgacttaagaactgcgacaagtttatagcgcagaccaactggcacgGTCTGaagcacctcagggtctcactaggctcatcacattagaaaccttcagcaaactaatcgtagaagcgggtggttatcagcaacgtgcacagatttctgaacgtgggtcatcgcgagaactatacccAATCCGTCATAGACGGAACAAGAAAGCaagatattcttgctaaaagaaGGATGTATCAggacgtttcagtcattggctgccatccaaatGTACCttgacaaagacaaacacagtgaggccgacaaaaaaattgcgcctaggataagatcaagaggaaatggactaagaccggcttgccattctataggggatggctacgttcaaggtcggacctcaggtaaaaattctgacgaacaatccTTAACTAGCCaagtggactttggatgggctctttggaaaacacaaaaaacagccaccttttctcagaaagcagagaattatctcctagacgtgtgctggacaagggaggaaactagtaaggcaaccgcctctaatgtgatttcccaaatatcgagagagtttaagagacgacaccggtcagaaatgttgtctaagactgaccggttgatacagcagcaaatcgctcgatacttcagccggttatctgccgtaacaaaaattggtttattgatgaggtccccctctgtaaatatgaatgaggacGGAGAGGCCGATGCCAATGATCTAGCTTCAGAattcgaaactgaccgaacaaggcagaagataaggaggaaccttgcaaaatttagagaaagactgcaggagagggtacagctgctattaaactaaaaaaagaaaaaaagatatttgcatctcacttttctttcatatttattgtctttgctcacgaaaacaactggctATGTCTTGGGATTTCATCAAGGGAGATTTTCAGGAAGCCTACTCGTCAAAttactgctggctcattcttattttaaaattttacaagtcacgcaatttaacccggcaacactcgatctagagagatgtggatttatatgtagtgatagaatgcttgaaaaaaatatgcagatattttacaATCGAAGCAGGCAAATAgtcatagagatctgcagattattctgaaattgttatttagcagacagcatgaacaacgcgcttgaataattcctacggagagtcttcgggtcacacaacagatgttagcttagcggagttctgcatggaaatgttcgatggcggtaagtgacaacgacaacactatttgaattttattttcgggatagaaGCACGGTTTTTAGTCCAatagaactattgatatttgctctcgaGCGAGAgggcagaatttctcgtctgcaaaagccgaagttgtagtACACTGGAACATGTAGTAATATCAACCAAcacgcagcatgtgactttaaaatctcctaaaatgagcaatgatgatgctaaacaatcaaattatagactaatgaatgttttgtgccctacaaaagccatatctgctgattttagtaaatcttcaaagtaataaacgactgaagaaagaaacgctacgatcTTGCCATTGATTTTTCgtctacatgcatctctctaaacgtgaaattttccattcctagaAAAAATCTCGAGCTaaaaaaagagctaaaaaatgtaggtttatttggtcaagtgaccgccGAGAGCAAGaagtgcgtgacaggtgtagttaagagaaacttgtcacagtcgcagattttaaaagtcatccaagacaaaaatacggtagttgCCTccgttgattgacaagccgtcaatcaaactgactgatgcTTGCAGcagacattaactaaggatgtaaaaatatgtgtgcaaatcctcaaagtaattggttaaataccatcgtAGTAAGaccttcatacattttacctatttgaagcgattttcttggtgaaaactaagaaaaaaaagggggggttGTCTATCTccccccagaaaaaaaaaaacagaaaccagtttgtctttttgagttttggggtagaccctttaaactggcaaagtttcattgaaatcggtgagatggcatgtagcacgactctccggtgctctcgtggacatgctcttaacatatctgacacctgtgactcattgaacttaaggaactaaaatattcatgctgaaattttgctttgcattccgcattgagttcttcatcccgttcaaaataatattctcatcatgatTAATGGAAGTAATGGCGTAGcagtcaagagctggattcaaatgtacattTATTTACTCTTATTTActcttaattaaagtcaattgagacaagattgaactccatttaacctcatttaactttagagtgttgagttctttttttattactattattatagcacagctaacatatctaacctctcacaattgccttaaggaaagttggatttaactcaatggctgcttctgcatccctta
The sequence above is a segment of the Pocillopora verrucosa isolate sample1 chromosome 13, ASM3666991v2, whole genome shotgun sequence genome. Coding sequences within it:
- the LOC136276867 gene encoding tetratricopeptide repeat protein 28-like, with translation MATGRSSIKVPCENEDLPDKENAPDFDEDTLRATADVYRNEGNEAFKKGDFINAIHFYTKGIKMNCNDKELKAKLHNNRAIAHSKLGNHQDSLRDAEAAIELNPTFLKAIVRGAAACVELKRFEEAISWCDKGLAFDKNNRILLSLRLQSVSGVGDKSMEEKDPIGHDHGSASSGDVTKVIDLYNRGEEAIEYLNLYLKKAKEVGDKHGESVAYNSLGNAYHRLGDFKKAIEYHNLHLKIAKEVGDKHGEGNAYCNFGNAYDRLGDFKKAIEYHNLHLKIAKEAGDKHGEGNAYGNLGNAYQSLGDLKKAIEYHNLHLKISKEVRDKHGEGNAYNGLGNAYRRLGDFKKAIEYYNLHLKIAKEAGDKRGEGGAYGSLGNAYISLGDFKKAIEYHNLSLKIAKEVGDKHREGIIYGNLGNAYHSLSDFKKAIEYHNLHLKIAKEVGDKHGEGSAYGNLGIPFFGLGDFKKAIEYHNLHLKIAKEVGDKHGEGKAYGNLGRVYLSLGDFKRAIEYHNLDLKIAKEVGDKHGEGGAYGSLGNAYQNLGDFKKAIEYHNLDLKIAKEVGDKHGEGGAYGNLGNAYCRLSDFKKAIEYQNLHLKIAKEVGDKHGKGKAYGNLGRVYLSLGDFKKAIEYHNLHLKIAKEVGDKHGEGGAYGNLGNAYISLGDFKKAIEYYNLDLKIAKEVGDKHGEGNAYGSLGNAYFSLGDFKKAIEYHNLHLKIAKEVGDKHGEGGAYGNLGNAYNSLDDFKKAIEYQNLHLKIAKEVGDKQGEGNADGNLGNAYFSLGDFKKAIEYYNLGLKIAKEVRDKSSEAIIYSSLGHVFELQGGLSKAVEHYQASINLFNSLRALLKSKDEWKVNFRNQHQMAYTGLWRVLVGQGNVDEALFVAEKGRAQALTDLMESIFCGGTSHHKGEDEDFTVLKNVPSNTVFQAVDRANVNLWVVSEGKQVRLRQSKLKGFVSENSESSQSFESFMLGVYTQLGVRSNVRCENRSLDALRAGRSKVDEKTKEANPQPHIQQDGCLSTLYDIVMKPVADLIEGDELLIIPDGPLWIAPYAALKDGNSKYLCESFTIRVAPSLATLSLIADCPDDYHKSSNALLVGDPWVSEVTNSEGEKVLEQLPCAKEEVEMIGKILNITPIIGRQATKREVLKRLSSVSLVHFAAHGCPETGEIALTPDLDRISTVPTEKEDYILTIRDVLNVQLRAKLVVLSCCHSGRGEIKAEGVVGIARAFMGAGARSVVVSLWAIDDEATLQFMKCFYQHLAEGKPTSKSLNLAMKSLRESDEFHEIKYWAPFLLIGDDLTFDVMAKERENLNRKSNK